Proteins from one Shewanella pealeana ATCC 700345 genomic window:
- a CDS encoding alkaline phosphatase — translation MIVNNIKKIAVIISSALATFAANAAVLPSSQTDSQWYQDSAKLVSEKTKQTSATTAKNVILFVGDGMGVSTLTAARIFEGQQQANNQGGEENFLSFELFPKTALVKTYNTNQQTPDSAGTMTAIATGVKSKAGVLSVSDTSLRANCLSSKGNELVTLVDLANAKGLSTGIVSTARITHATPAATYATSPERNWEADSNLPTEAVANECKDIAYQLVMRDEVDALTVALGGGRRNFIPSDMTDGEDKAGRREDGLDLTKSWTDNLSNSAYVWDKAGFDAVDVASTDHLLGLFNSSHMQYEADRLDDTAGEPSLTEMTTKSIELLNKNDQGYLLIVESGRIDHAHHAGNAYRAMMDTVELSNAVRAAVENTNPEETLIMVTADHSHVFTIAGYPKRGNPILGLVHGIDGSVTIAKDGKPYTTVGYTNGPGAVVGLRDDLSSVDTQDKEFMQQALVPMGSETHAGEDITLHATGAGSDLVQGVMEQNVIFHIINQAQSLGGTKY, via the coding sequence ATAATAGTGAATAATATCAAAAAAATAGCTGTGATTATCTCATCCGCTCTAGCAACTTTCGCGGCCAATGCTGCTGTATTGCCCAGCAGCCAAACTGACAGTCAATGGTACCAAGACAGCGCCAAGCTCGTCAGTGAAAAAACCAAACAAACGAGTGCTACAACAGCTAAAAACGTCATTCTATTTGTCGGTGACGGTATGGGAGTATCGACACTCACTGCGGCACGTATTTTTGAAGGACAACAACAAGCTAATAACCAAGGCGGAGAGGAAAATTTCCTAAGCTTTGAGCTGTTCCCAAAAACGGCGCTAGTTAAAACCTACAACACCAATCAGCAAACACCCGACTCAGCAGGCACCATGACGGCTATCGCTACTGGCGTAAAATCTAAGGCGGGTGTGTTATCGGTATCAGATACCAGCCTTAGAGCCAATTGCTTATCTTCAAAGGGTAATGAACTGGTGACCTTAGTCGATTTAGCCAATGCCAAAGGACTCTCTACTGGCATTGTTAGTACGGCGAGGATCACCCATGCAACGCCAGCAGCAACTTATGCCACCTCTCCTGAGCGTAATTGGGAGGCCGACTCAAACCTTCCCACAGAAGCCGTTGCCAACGAGTGCAAGGATATTGCTTATCAACTGGTGATGCGTGATGAAGTTGACGCGCTGACGGTTGCCTTAGGTGGCGGACGTAGAAACTTCATCCCCAGTGATATGACCGACGGCGAAGATAAGGCTGGTCGCCGTGAAGATGGTTTAGATCTAACAAAGTCTTGGACTGACAACCTGAGTAACTCGGCTTACGTTTGGGACAAAGCGGGATTCGACGCTGTCGATGTCGCCTCGACCGATCATCTGCTTGGCTTATTTAATTCGTCACATATGCAGTATGAAGCCGACCGTTTAGATGACACAGCAGGAGAGCCCTCGTTAACCGAGATGACCACTAAATCGATAGAACTGCTCAATAAAAATGACCAAGGTTACTTATTGATAGTGGAATCGGGTCGAATCGATCACGCTCACCATGCCGGTAATGCCTATCGCGCCATGATGGATACTGTTGAGCTTTCGAATGCCGTTCGCGCCGCGGTCGAAAACACCAATCCTGAAGAAACCTTAATCATGGTCACCGCCGACCATAGTCACGTATTTACCATTGCGGGTTATCCAAAGCGTGGCAACCCAATATTAGGCCTAGTGCATGGTATCGATGGCAGTGTCACTATCGCCAAAGACGGTAAACCCTATACCACAGTTGGCTACACCAATGGCCCTGGAGCCGTGGTCGGTCTTCGCGATGACCTAAGCTCTGTCGATACTCAAGATAAAGAGTTTATGCAGCAAGCGCTCGTGCCAATGGGCAGTGAAACTCACGCTGGCGAAGATATTACTCTGCACGCTACAGGAGCGGGGTCAGATCTCGTTCAGGGCGTAATGGAGCAAAACGTTATCTTCCACATCATCAACCAGGCCCAATCCCTCGGTGGCACCAAATACTAA
- a CDS encoding alkaline phosphatase has protein sequence MNKKLLVLSITAMLGLAACGDDGDKGADGNDGQDWTAVNQWFVDGQSRVTKAQELSVNNEAGAAKNIILFVGDGMGVSTVTAARILEGQLKGQTGEENSLSFETLPYVGLAKTYNVDGQTPDSAGTMTAMVTGVKTDVGVISQAEGVTRGNCASTDGQNLVTSLELAAMAGLSTGVVSTARITHATPAAAYAHAPERNWESDADLPDEAITNGCSDIASQLLSFDYGAGLNVVMGGGRRAFIPNTVTDTEGKAGKRLDSRDLTSEWLTKYTNSAYVASRDEFLALDPATTDHALGLFNSSHMEYELDRTTDGVTGEPSLAEMTAKSIDILQKNDKGFVLIIEAGRIDHAHHAGNAARALHDTIALSEAVRVAMEKTSEKDTLLMVTADHSHVFTIAGYPTRGNPILGLVKGNGADGQPAVTNATDANGLPYTTVGYANGLGYANLETGGDERYGYAAAPGRFDLNYVDTQSAGFHQEALVPLGSETHAGEDVGIFASGPGAHLVQGTVEQNHLFHVMNHAGSLVEKAEAAQSTSN, from the coding sequence ATGAACAAGAAATTACTGGTACTATCAATTACAGCTATGTTGGGCCTAGCCGCTTGTGGCGATGATGGTGACAAAGGCGCCGATGGTAACGATGGTCAAGATTGGACTGCGGTCAACCAATGGTTCGTTGACGGTCAATCCCGCGTCACGAAGGCACAAGAGCTAAGCGTTAATAATGAAGCTGGCGCCGCAAAAAACATCATTCTATTTGTGGGTGATGGCATGGGCGTATCAACTGTAACTGCGGCGCGGATCCTAGAAGGACAATTAAAAGGGCAAACCGGTGAAGAAAACTCGCTGTCTTTTGAGACCTTACCTTATGTCGGCCTAGCCAAAACCTACAACGTCGACGGCCAAACACCGGACTCTGCGGGCACCATGACTGCCATGGTCACCGGCGTTAAAACTGATGTGGGCGTGATTTCACAAGCTGAAGGGGTAACTCGCGGTAACTGCGCCTCGACCGATGGCCAAAACTTAGTGACCTCGCTTGAACTGGCGGCAATGGCCGGCTTATCGACCGGCGTTGTCTCTACTGCACGCATTACTCACGCAACTCCAGCGGCAGCTTATGCCCATGCCCCCGAGCGTAACTGGGAAAGTGATGCTGACTTACCCGATGAAGCCATCACTAATGGTTGTAGTGACATCGCATCGCAGCTTCTAAGCTTTGATTATGGCGCGGGGCTCAATGTGGTCATGGGCGGAGGCCGTCGCGCATTTATCCCTAACACTGTGACTGACACAGAAGGTAAAGCCGGTAAGCGATTAGATAGTCGCGATCTCACCTCTGAGTGGCTAACGAAATATACCAACAGTGCGTATGTCGCCAGTAGAGATGAGTTCTTAGCACTCGATCCTGCTACTACCGACCATGCTCTTGGCTTATTTAATTCATCACATATGGAGTATGAACTCGACCGCACTACGGATGGGGTCACGGGCGAACCTTCATTGGCTGAAATGACCGCCAAGTCTATCGATATATTGCAGAAAAACGATAAAGGTTTTGTGCTAATTATTGAAGCAGGACGCATCGACCATGCTCACCATGCTGGCAACGCCGCCCGCGCTTTACACGACACTATCGCACTGTCTGAAGCGGTGCGCGTCGCCATGGAAAAAACCTCTGAAAAAGACACCCTGTTAATGGTTACCGCAGATCACAGCCATGTATTTACCATTGCAGGCTACCCCACTCGCGGCAATCCAATTTTAGGCCTAGTGAAAGGTAACGGCGCTGACGGACAGCCTGCCGTGACTAATGCAACCGATGCCAATGGTTTACCTTACACCACTGTCGGTTATGCCAACGGTCTTGGTTACGCCAATCTTGAAACCGGTGGTGATGAGCGTTATGGCTACGCAGCGGCGCCCGGGCGATTTGACCTCAATTATGTCGATACTCAAAGCGCGGGTTTTCACCAAGAAGCACTCGTGCCCCTTGGCAGCGAAACCCATGCGGGTGAAGACGTAGGGATTTTTGCAAGCGGCCCCGGTGCTCACTTAGTGCAAGGCACGGTTGAACAAAATCATCTTTTCCATGTGATGAATCATGCTGGCAGCTTAGTCGAAAAAGCTGAGGCGGCTCAGTCAACTTCGAATTAA
- the ltaE gene encoding low-specificity L-threonine aldolase → MIDFRSDTVTKPTAAMRAAISQAEVGDDVYGDDPSVNYLEDMAAEMFGYDNALFTSSGTQANLLALMAHCERGDEYLCGQQAHNYKFEGGGAAVLGSIQPQPLTNQADGSILLSDIEAAIKPDDIHFARTRLLSLENTIGGKIVPQEYLASAQALAFERGLKIHLDGARVANAAVAQNIPMTEITQYFDSVSICLSKGLCAPVGSILLGDERLITKARRWRKVLGGGMRQAGILASAATLALTEQVERLAEDHDNAAYLAAELALIEGFEVDMSQVQTNMVFAAVSDKIDTKALALELKAKGILLSPGKTIRLVTHADISRADITFFISELKGLLSRG, encoded by the coding sequence ATGATTGATTTTCGCAGTGATACGGTCACTAAGCCTACGGCTGCTATGCGCGCCGCTATTAGTCAGGCTGAAGTAGGGGATGATGTTTATGGCGATGATCCAAGTGTTAACTACCTTGAAGATATGGCCGCAGAGATGTTTGGTTATGATAATGCATTATTTACCTCTTCAGGGACTCAAGCAAATTTACTTGCCTTGATGGCACACTGTGAGCGCGGCGATGAATACCTATGTGGTCAACAAGCTCATAACTATAAGTTTGAAGGTGGTGGGGCGGCAGTTCTAGGAAGTATCCAGCCACAGCCACTAACAAACCAAGCTGATGGCAGTATCTTATTAAGCGATATCGAGGCAGCGATTAAGCCCGATGATATTCATTTTGCGCGTACGCGTTTATTGAGTTTAGAAAATACCATTGGCGGTAAGATAGTCCCGCAGGAATATTTAGCCTCGGCTCAAGCGCTTGCGTTTGAACGCGGTTTGAAAATTCACTTAGATGGCGCACGTGTGGCTAATGCCGCTGTTGCACAAAATATTCCGATGACCGAAATAACTCAGTATTTCGACTCTGTCTCAATCTGTCTATCTAAGGGATTATGTGCGCCAGTAGGCTCGATCCTTCTGGGGGATGAGCGTTTAATTACCAAGGCGAGACGCTGGCGTAAAGTGCTTGGTGGCGGTATGCGCCAAGCTGGGATCTTAGCCTCTGCTGCGACGCTTGCATTGACCGAACAGGTAGAGCGTTTAGCAGAAGATCATGATAATGCTGCTTATCTTGCTGCCGAGCTTGCTTTGATTGAAGGCTTTGAGGTCGATATGTCACAGGTGCAAACCAATATGGTGTTTGCTGCGGTAAGTGACAAGATTGATACCAAAGCGCTGGCATTAGAATTGAAAGCTAAAGGTATTTTATTGAGCCCAGGTAAAACGATTCGTTTAGTGACCCATGCCGATATTTCTAGAGCCGATATCACGTTTTTTATCAGTGAATTAAAGGGACTGCTAAGCCGCGGTTAA
- a CDS encoding trimeric intracellular cation channel family protein produces MLEVKVISFLWLIGILAEAMTGALAAGKKQMDLFGVVIIGCVTAIGGGTLRDILLGNYPLIWIENVHYLIAIAAASLLTVMIAPVMRHLSKLFLAIDAIGLAVFSIIGAQKTLLLGFSPEIAIVMGVVTGVFGGVIRDILCNQVPLIFKKELYALVALLTASAYVAMKFNGVPEWLNLSISLIFGFSFRMLAIRYKWSMPKFDYQYQSDNAH; encoded by the coding sequence ATGTTAGAAGTTAAAGTTATCAGCTTTTTATGGTTAATCGGTATTTTGGCCGAAGCAATGACAGGTGCACTGGCTGCTGGTAAAAAACAGATGGACCTGTTTGGCGTAGTCATTATAGGCTGTGTTACCGCGATTGGTGGTGGCACGTTGCGCGATATTTTGCTCGGCAACTACCCATTAATCTGGATTGAGAATGTCCATTACTTGATTGCCATTGCTGCTGCCTCTTTACTTACAGTAATGATCGCTCCAGTTATGCGTCACCTGTCTAAACTCTTTCTCGCAATCGATGCGATAGGTTTAGCCGTGTTCTCGATTATCGGTGCACAGAAAACCTTATTGTTAGGCTTTAGTCCTGAAATTGCGATTGTGATGGGTGTAGTAACAGGCGTATTTGGCGGCGTGATCCGCGATATTCTTTGTAATCAAGTGCCACTTATCTTCAAGAAAGAGCTCTATGCATTGGTCGCGTTATTGACGGCATCGGCTTACGTCGCCATGAAGTTTAATGGTGTACCCGAGTGGCTTAACCTTTCAATATCTCTGATCTTTGGCTTTAGCTTCAGAATGCTCGCCATTCGCTATAAGTGGTCAATGCCTAAATTTGATTATCAGTATCAGTCTGATAACGCCCATTAG
- a CDS encoding mechanosensitive ion channel family protein, translated as MDNLQGLMEQAPELIVTYGMKVLFAIIIFVIGKFLSNVAKNLTSKLLKKRKVDNTVVSFVANMAWALVFVFTIVATLGQIGVQTASLVAVIGAAGLAVGLALQGSLSNFAAGVLMVLFRPCRVGDYVEAAGVAGTVDEITIFSTRLLTPDNKVIIAPNSAMMNGTIVNYSAMDTRRLDLVIGVSYDANLAETKKVLTDILENSQYVLKDPAYTVAVAELADSSVNFVVRPWVKGSDYWPAHFEILEQIKVALDEAGIGIPYPQMDLYVKETPAA; from the coding sequence ATGGATAACTTGCAAGGGTTAATGGAGCAAGCGCCTGAACTGATCGTCACCTACGGTATGAAAGTGCTGTTCGCGATTATCATTTTTGTCATAGGTAAATTCCTATCGAATGTTGCCAAGAATCTAACATCTAAGCTGCTGAAAAAGCGTAAAGTCGACAACACAGTTGTGTCGTTTGTTGCCAATATGGCTTGGGCATTAGTGTTCGTATTTACCATAGTTGCTACGCTAGGGCAGATAGGTGTGCAAACCGCTTCGTTAGTTGCTGTGATTGGTGCCGCCGGTTTAGCTGTTGGTTTAGCACTGCAAGGCTCTTTGTCTAACTTTGCTGCCGGGGTATTGATGGTACTCTTTAGGCCGTGTCGAGTTGGTGACTATGTGGAAGCGGCGGGCGTTGCTGGTACTGTCGATGAGATCACTATCTTTTCAACCCGATTACTGACTCCTGATAATAAGGTTATTATTGCGCCAAATTCAGCCATGATGAACGGCACTATAGTTAACTACTCTGCGATGGACACTCGTCGTTTAGATTTAGTTATTGGGGTTTCTTATGACGCCAATCTTGCCGAGACCAAAAAGGTATTAACTGACATTCTTGAAAACAGTCAGTATGTGCTCAAAGATCCTGCCTACACAGTGGCTGTGGCAGAGTTAGCCGACTCATCGGTTAACTTCGTGGTTCGCCCCTGGGTTAAAGGCTCTGACTACTGGCCTGCACATTTTGAAATCTTAGAGCAGATAAAGGTCGCTCTAGACGAAGCTGGCATAGGTATTCCGTATCCACAAATGGATCTCTATGTAAAAGAGACCCCTGCGGCTTAA
- a CDS encoding NAD(P)/FAD-dependent oxidoreductase yields MHEMPNIVIVGGGAGGMEIATKLGHQLGRKGKARVTLIDCAESHVWKPLLHEVATGALDIGIDAISYRGHAANHGYHFQQGAMTDLDREAKQVILAPINDDKGRELLPARRIDYDYLVIAIGSIANDFNITGVRDHCVFLDSTEQAMEIRTMLLNKFMRYASHHQLDDKIKIAVVGAGATGVEMSAEMHHAVEQLRGFGYKIDSSLLEITLIEADERILPKVEKEEISASVAKELTSIGVKVMTNTRINQVTEEGLHTSEGEFIQSDMVIWSTGVKAPDFLKEIGGLESNHINQVMVQQNMQTTRDPSIFAIGDCAACPQEDGSWVPPRGQSARQMALMTADNIKLLLAGKAASNNYVYKDLGALVNLSKFHTVGNLMSFIGGGVMVEGKIARFVYTSLYRRHLIELHGPIKGTLLMFAKGISRIVHPHLKLH; encoded by the coding sequence ATGCATGAAATGCCTAATATTGTCATCGTAGGTGGCGGCGCTGGTGGAATGGAGATCGCAACCAAACTCGGTCACCAACTCGGGCGTAAAGGCAAAGCCAGAGTCACACTGATTGACTGTGCCGAAAGCCATGTTTGGAAACCTCTTCTGCATGAAGTTGCCACCGGCGCATTAGATATTGGTATAGATGCAATTAGCTATCGTGGTCACGCAGCCAATCATGGTTATCACTTTCAACAAGGGGCTATGACAGATCTTGATAGAGAAGCTAAGCAGGTAATTCTCGCGCCAATTAACGATGACAAAGGTCGTGAATTACTACCAGCGCGCCGTATCGATTACGACTATTTAGTCATTGCCATTGGCAGTATCGCCAATGACTTTAATATTACTGGCGTTCGCGATCATTGCGTATTTTTAGATAGCACCGAACAAGCAATGGAAATTCGCACCATGCTGCTTAATAAGTTCATGCGCTACGCCAGCCACCACCAATTAGACGACAAAATCAAAATTGCCGTTGTCGGCGCTGGTGCAACCGGCGTTGAAATGTCAGCAGAGATGCACCATGCGGTGGAACAGCTACGCGGCTTCGGTTATAAAATCGATAGTAGCTTATTGGAAATAACTCTTATTGAAGCCGATGAGCGCATTTTACCAAAAGTTGAAAAAGAAGAGATCTCAGCCTCTGTCGCCAAAGAGTTAACTTCTATCGGCGTAAAAGTGATGACCAACACCCGCATCAACCAAGTAACAGAAGAAGGTCTACACACTTCTGAAGGCGAATTTATTCAATCTGATATGGTGATCTGGTCAACCGGCGTTAAAGCCCCAGATTTTCTAAAAGAGATCGGCGGACTTGAAAGTAACCATATCAACCAAGTCATGGTGCAGCAAAACATGCAAACCACGCGAGACCCATCGATTTTTGCTATCGGTGACTGCGCAGCATGTCCTCAAGAAGATGGCAGCTGGGTACCTCCTCGTGGTCAATCGGCACGTCAAATGGCGTTGATGACAGCTGACAATATTAAGTTACTTTTGGCCGGAAAAGCCGCGTCAAATAACTATGTTTATAAAGACCTAGGTGCCTTGGTTAACCTATCTAAGTTCCACACAGTGGGTAATTTGATGTCCTTTATCGGTGGCGGCGTCATGGTTGAGGGTAAGATTGCTCGCTTCGTCTACACCTCTTTATACCGCAGACACTTGATTGAGCTTCACGGCCCAATTAAAGGCACCCTGTTAATGTTTGCCAAAGGCATTAGCCGAATTGTACACCCACATCTGAAACTGCACTAA